From the genome of Alphaproteobacteria bacterium:
CGTGATGAAGCTGCTCAGCGCCGGCGATCACCTGGTCTGCTCGGATGACGTCTATGGCGGGGTGTCGCGGCTGTTCAACAAGGTGCTCTCCCGCTACGGCCTGACCTTCACCTATGTCGATACGTCGGAGCCGGAGCGCGTGCGCCAGGCGATCCGCCCCGAGACCAAGATGCTGTGGGTCGAAACCCCGACCAACCCGCTGCTCAAGATCTCCGACCTGCACGCGATGGCGAGTATCGCCAAGGAGCACGATCTCCTGTTTGGCGTCGATTCGACCTTTACCACCCCCGTCTTCCTGCGCCCGCTCGAGATGGGCGCGGACATCGTCATGCACAGCACGACAAAGTATCTCAGCGGCCATAACCAGATCATTGGCGGCGCCCTGATCACCAACCGCGAAGACATCTATGACCAGATGAAATTCATCCAGAAAACGATCGGCGCGGTGCCGAGCCCGATCGATTGCTGGTTAACGTTGCTGGGCATCAAGACCCTGCACCTGCGCATGGAGCGCCACGCCGCGAACGCGCAAAAGGTCGCCGAATACCTCGAGAGCCACCCCAAGGTCGCCCATGTCACCTACCCCGGTCTGACGTCCCATCCCCAACACGCCATTGCCAAAGAGCAGATGACCGGCTTCAGCGGCATGATCTCGTTCGAGCTCAAGGGCGGCATTCCGGCGGGGACGACGGTGATGAACGAGGTCAAGTTGTGTGGCCTCGCCGAAAGCCTGGGCGCGGTCGAATCGATGATCACCCACCCGGCGACCATGACCCATGCCGAGGTGCCGCCGGAGGACCGGCGCGCCCGTGGTCTTGGCGACGGATTGGTGCGGCTGTCGGTCGGCATCGAGAACGTCGAGGACATCATCGCGGACCTGGATCAAGCGCTCGATAAGGCTGCCTGAATGGGTGGGGAGAGGGCTGGCGCGCCCGTCGTAATCCGGACGCTGGATTCGTCCGACCGGGCCGCCTGGGAGCCTTTGTGGCAGGGCTACCTGGCCTTTTACAAGGTGACGCTCGACGCCGAGGTCACGGACACCGCTTGGCGGCGGCTGCTCGATCCCGATGAAGATATGCATGGCCTTTGCGCCATCAGCGGCGACGGCGAAATGATCGGCATCGTCCACTATCTTTACCACCGGGTGACCTGGGCGATCGCCGACCGTTGTTATCTCGAAGACCTTTTCGTCGCCGATTCCGCGCGCGGCACAGGAGCGGGCAGGGCGCTGATCGAAGCAGTCTATGCCGCGGCCGACCAACGCGGCGC
Proteins encoded in this window:
- a CDS encoding PLP-dependent transferase, with protein sequence MQIETKIVHAGIRPDPMTGSILPPIYETATYVLDEVGKDKGYDYTRASNPTRRVLEDNLAAIEGGTHAICFSSGMAAVDSVMKLLSAGDHLVCSDDVYGGVSRLFNKVLSRYGLTFTYVDTSEPERVRQAIRPETKMLWVETPTNPLLKISDLHAMASIAKEHDLLFGVDSTFTTPVFLRPLEMGADIVMHSTTKYLSGHNQIIGGALITNREDIYDQMKFIQKTIGAVPSPIDCWLTLLGIKTLHLRMERHAANAQKVAEYLESHPKVAHVTYPGLTSHPQHAIAKEQMTGFSGMISFELKGGIPAGTTVMNEVKLCGLAESLGAVESMITHPATMTHAEVPPEDRRARGLGDGLVRLSVGIENVEDIIADLDQALDKAA
- a CDS encoding GNAT family N-acetyltransferase; the protein is MGGERAGAPVVIRTLDSSDRAAWEPLWQGYLAFYKVTLDAEVTDTAWRRLLDPDEDMHGLCAISGDGEMIGIVHYLYHRVTWAIADRCYLEDLFVADSARGTGAGRALIEAVYAAADQRGADQVYWLTQDFNETARRLYDRVARLTPFIKYQR